CGGCGACCGCCACGAGATCGTCGCGCGTGATGAGCGTCGCACGCCACGAGACGGCGCCGAGTCGATCGTTCGCGCGATCGCGGACTCCGCTCGCGCGAGCGCCCGCGAGGCCGGCTTACCGCTCCACGAGCTCGTCGCTGTCGGTTGCGCCGCGCCGGGTCCCCTCGACCACCGCACCGGTCTGGTGCATCAGGCGCCGAACCTGGTCGGATTCATCGAGTTCCCGCTCGCCGCCCGTCTGTCCGATGCGCTCGATGGGCTCACCGTCTTCGTCGACCGCGACACCGCGATGGCCGCGATCGCCGAGGGTCGGGTCGGCGCCGCGCGCGGCGCGCGCGACTTCATCTACGTGACCGTGTCCACCGGGCTCGGCGGAACGATCGTGAGCGGCGGTCGCATGCTGCGTGGCGCGACGAACACCGCCGGTGAGATCGGGCATTGGCCGGTCGCGTTCCAGCTCGATCCATCGCGTGACGCGGCCGCGGATCTGCCGCGCTGTGGCTGCGGCTCGTTCGGCTGCGCCGAGTCGTTCGCGGCGGGCCGCAACATCGCCGATGCCTACGGGGTCACAGACGCGGCCGAGGTCTTCGCCGCCGCCGCACGTGGCGAGCCCCGCGCGACCACGATCGTCGTGCGAGCGGAACGTGCGCTCGCGAACCTCGCGGTCGGCCTGGTGAACGTGCTGAATCCCGCTCTCATCGTCGTCGGCGGATCCATCGCGGACAAACAACCAGCTCATGTGCTGGAGCCGATGCGTCGCGCGATCGCGGAGCGCGCGTTCCGCGCGCCGGCCGGCGCGGTGCGGGTGGTGCCGGCGGAGCTCGGCGCCGATGTCGGCATGCTGGGTGCGGTCTTCGCTGCCAGACAGCGTCTGTCGGGGCAGGGGGAGTGGTTCCTTTAGTCTCACCATCACAAGGGGGTCAGCCATGGGTGTGCGCATCGGCATCAACGGTTTCGGACGCATCGGCCGGCAGTTCCTCAAGGCGGTCCTGGAGCGGCACCCTGAGCTCGAGGTCGTCGCCGTGAACGATCTCACGGACCCGCAGATGAACGCCTACCTGTTCAAGCACGACACCAACTACGGCGACTTCAAGGGCGAGGTCTCCGCCAGCGCGGACTCGCTCGTGATCGATGGCCACAGCATCAAGGTGCTGCAGGAGAAGGATCCCGCCAAGCTCCCCTGGAAGGCGCTCGACGTGGACATCGTCATCGAATCGACCGGCTTCTTCACCGATGGGACGAAGGCGAAAGCCCACCTGGACGCCGGTGCGAAGAAGGTCATCATCTCCGCGCCCGCGAAGAACGAGGACGTCACCGTGGTCCTCGGCGTGAACGAGGAGCGCTACGACCCAGCCAAGCACAACATCATCAGCAACGCGTCGTGCACCACGAACGGCCTCGCGCCGGTCGCGAAAGTGCTCAACGACGAGTTCGGCATCAAGAAGGGCTTCCTCACGACGGTCCATTCGTACACGAACTCGCAGCGCACGCTCGACACCGCCGCGAAAGAGCCGCGCGACGCGCGCGCGGCCGCGGAGAACATCGTCCCGTCGGAGACCGGCGCCGCGAAAGCGGTGGCGCTCGTGATCCCGGAGCTGAAAGGGAAATTCGTCGGTATGGCGTTCCGCGTGCCGACGTCGACCGTGTCCGTCGTCGACTTCGTCGCGACGCTCGGGCGGGAGGTCACGAAGGACGAGGTGAACGCGGCCTTCAAGCGCGCAAGCGAAGGCGACCTCAAGGGGATCATGGGTTACACGGAGGAGCCGCTCGTCTCGAGCGACCTGAAGGGCGATGACCGTTCCACGATCGTCAGCGCGATCGACACGATCGTCCTCGGCGATACCGTGAAGGTCATCTCCTGGTACGACAACGAATGGGGTTACGCCTGTCGGCTCGCTGACATCGCCGCGTTCGTCGCGTCGAAGCTCCGCGTTCCCGCCGCGGCGTAGCTTCGCGTGACGGGCTTCGCGAAGCGGACCATCCGGGACGCCGATCCGTCCGGGAAGAAGGTCCTCGTTCGCGTCGATTTCAACGTGCCGCTCGCCGACGGTGCGGTCGCCGACGACACGCGCGTACGCGCGGCATTGCCCACGATCAATTACCTACTCGAGCACGGCGCCGCGATCGCGCTGTGCTCGCATCTTGGACGGCCGAAAGGTCCCGATCGGAAGCTGAGCCTCAAACCCGTGGCGCGCCGGCTCGGCGAGCTCCTCGGACGGGACGTGCGTCTGCTGCCGGAGTCGGTCGGGTCCGCGGTGCGTGAAGCGGTCGCTCGGCTGCGCCCGGGTGACGTCGTACTGCTCGAGAACGTCCGCTTCCATCCTGAGGAGGAGAAGAACGATCCGGCGTTCGCGAAGGAGCTCGCGAGCGGCTATGACCTGTACGTGAATGACGCCTTCGGCGCCGCGCATCGCGCGCACGCCTCGACGGAGGGCGTGGCGAGGATCCTTCCCGCGTACGCGGGGCTGTTGCTCGAGAAGGAGCTCCTCGTCCTCGGAGGTCTCGTAAGCGCACCGGACCGGCCTTTCCTCGCGATCATCGGCGGCGCGAAGGTGAGCACCAAGATCGACGTGCTCCGCGCGCTCCTCGCGCGCGTCGATGCGCTCGCGATCGGCGGCGGCATGGCGAACACCTTCCTCCTTGCCACGGGGCACAAGATCGGACGGTCGCTCGCGGAGCCCGATCGTGCGAGCGAGGCGAGGGCGATCCTCGACGACGCGAAGGCGCAGGGCAAACGCGTGCTGCTGCCCGCCGACGTGCTCTGCGCGCCGTCCGTCGACGAGGCCGGCGCGCGCGCGGCGACGTTGAAGGGGATCGACGATGTGTCCGACGATCTCGCCATCGTCGACATCGGCCCGCGCACCATCGAGCGATACGCGGAGGAGATCCGGCGCGCGAAGACGATCTTCTGGAACGGCCCGGTCGGCGTCTTCGAGATCCCGGCGTTCGCGACCGGAACGAAGCGCGTCGCGGAGCTGCTCGCCGCGAGCAAAGCCGCGACCGTCGTGGGTGGTGGTGAGTCCGTGCAGGCGGTCGAGGAGCTTGGCCTCGCGGACAAGATGACCCATGTGTCCACCGGCGGCGGTGCATCGCTCGAGCTCATCGAGGGAAAGACGCTGCCCGGAGTCGCTGCGATCCCAGACCGTACGGAGACCCACGCCGCATGAGCGAGACGACGATCGAGATGATCCGCGGGCGCGAGGTCTTGGACTCGCGCGGTGACCCGACCGTCGCGGTGGACGTCATGCTCAGCGACGGCTCGCGTGGCACCGCGATGGTCCCGAGCGGAGCGTCCACCGGAGCGCACGAGGCGGTCGAGCTACGCGATGGCGACAAGGCCCGCTACCGCGGGAAAGGTGTTCTGAGGGCGGTGAGCAACGTCGACGACGTGATCGCGCCGGAGCTCATCGGTGAAGATGCGGCCGACCAGACCGAGATCGACAAGCTGCTCCTGGAGCTCGACGGCACGCCGAACAAGTCGAAGCTCGGGGCGAACGCGATCCTCGGCGTGTCGCTCGCATGCGCTCGCGCCGCGGCGACTGCCGTGGGCCTGCCGCTGTACCGCTACCTCGGTGGACCGATCGCGCGCACGCTGCCGGTCCCGCTCATGAACATCCTCAACGGCGGCAAGCACGCGACGGACTCCGCCGACATGCAGGAGTACATGGTCGTGCCGGTCGGCGCAGCGTCGTTCCGCGAGGCGGTGCGCGCCGGCGCCGAGGTGTTCCACGCGCTGAAGGCGATCCTGCACGACCGCGGTATGGGCACCGGCGTCGGCGACGAGGGCGGTTTCGCGCCGGCCGGGCTCAAGGACAACGAGGAGCCGATCCGTCTCATCCTCCAGGCCGTCGAGAAGGCCGGCTATCGCCCGGGCGAGGATGTCGCGATCGCGCTCGATCCTGCGGCCACCGAGCTGTATGCGAACGGCAAATACACGCTCGCGCGCGAAAACGCGACGCTCGACGCAGCCGCGATGACCGCGCGCTACGCGGAGTGGCGCGGGAAGT
This portion of the Candidatus Limnocylindria bacterium genome encodes:
- a CDS encoding ROK family protein gives rise to the protein MSDNHFLGVDLGGTQIRSVIATLDGDRHEIVARDERRTPRDGAESIVRAIADSARASAREAGLPLHELVAVGCAAPGPLDHRTGLVHQAPNLVGFIEFPLAARLSDALDGLTVFVDRDTAMAAIAEGRVGAARGARDFIYVTVSTGLGGTIVSGGRMLRGATNTAGEIGHWPVAFQLDPSRDAAADLPRCGCGSFGCAESFAAGRNIADAYGVTDAAEVFAAAARGEPRATTIVVRAERALANLAVGLVNVLNPALIVVGGSIADKQPAHVLEPMRRAIAERAFRAPAGAVRVVPAELGADVGMLGAVFAARQRLSGQGEWFL
- the gap gene encoding type I glyceraldehyde-3-phosphate dehydrogenase translates to MGVRIGINGFGRIGRQFLKAVLERHPELEVVAVNDLTDPQMNAYLFKHDTNYGDFKGEVSASADSLVIDGHSIKVLQEKDPAKLPWKALDVDIVIESTGFFTDGTKAKAHLDAGAKKVIISAPAKNEDVTVVLGVNEERYDPAKHNIISNASCTTNGLAPVAKVLNDEFGIKKGFLTTVHSYTNSQRTLDTAAKEPRDARAAAENIVPSETGAAKAVALVIPELKGKFVGMAFRVPTSTVSVVDFVATLGREVTKDEVNAAFKRASEGDLKGIMGYTEEPLVSSDLKGDDRSTIVSAIDTIVLGDTVKVISWYDNEWGYACRLADIAAFVASKLRVPAAA
- a CDS encoding phosphoglycerate kinase, yielding MTGFAKRTIRDADPSGKKVLVRVDFNVPLADGAVADDTRVRAALPTINYLLEHGAAIALCSHLGRPKGPDRKLSLKPVARRLGELLGRDVRLLPESVGSAVREAVARLRPGDVVLLENVRFHPEEEKNDPAFAKELASGYDLYVNDAFGAAHRAHASTEGVARILPAYAGLLLEKELLVLGGLVSAPDRPFLAIIGGAKVSTKIDVLRALLARVDALAIGGGMANTFLLATGHKIGRSLAEPDRASEARAILDDAKAQGKRVLLPADVLCAPSVDEAGARAATLKGIDDVSDDLAIVDIGPRTIERYAEEIRRAKTIFWNGPVGVFEIPAFATGTKRVAELLAASKAATVVGGGESVQAVEELGLADKMTHVSTGGGASLELIEGKTLPGVAAIPDRTETHAA
- the eno gene encoding phosphopyruvate hydratase, coding for MSETTIEMIRGREVLDSRGDPTVAVDVMLSDGSRGTAMVPSGASTGAHEAVELRDGDKARYRGKGVLRAVSNVDDVIAPELIGEDAADQTEIDKLLLELDGTPNKSKLGANAILGVSLACARAAATAVGLPLYRYLGGPIARTLPVPLMNILNGGKHATDSADMQEYMVVPVGAASFREAVRAGAEVFHALKAILHDRGMGTGVGDEGGFAPAGLKDNEEPIRLILQAVEKAGYRPGEDVAIALDPAATELYANGKYTLARENATLDAAAMTARYAEWRGKYPLVSVEDGLAEDDWTGWKHLTTALGDRLQLVGDDLFVTNIERIRRGVTEEVANAVLIKLNQIGTLSETIEAVEFAHRSGYSTVISHRSGETEDTTIADLAVALNSGQIKTGSLSRSERNAKYNRLMEIETELQDAARYPGRDAFPRFGR